In Tissierellales bacterium, a genomic segment contains:
- a CDS encoding hemolysin family protein, with protein MADADLYLNLVILIVLLLCSAFFSSSETALMAMNIAKIRQLEESESKKDIERLMDILKNKLNDFLITILLGNNIVNIAATAITTQLVGRLVGGGQGVLLATFIMTTLILIFGEISPKSYAAQNAEKVALKTSGILQFLQVIFKPLLWLFTTISNLVIRIAGGEMRGVTAVVTEEEIMSLVDVGEEEGVVKHQEREMIEGVFEIDEAEVSDIMIPRIDMVAIEDDTSVEEVIALVMEKGHSRIPVYRESIDNIIGIVYAKDLLKIAADAKRDLKTAKLNELLREAYYIPEGKKLSKLLKELQLKKVHMAIVLDEYGGTEGLVTIEDILEEIVGEIFDEYDSEEKKIEQIADNKYIITGDMDLEEVEDAFDVKFSDEDKEDYDSVGGYIFNTLDRVPKNGDKVEHEGLIFIVKKVMKRRVKEVFVEILEKFEEEIEE; from the coding sequence TTGGCGGATGCTGACTTGTATTTGAATTTGGTGATTTTGATTGTATTACTTTTGTGCTCGGCGTTTTTTTCTAGTTCTGAGACTGCTTTGATGGCGATGAATATTGCTAAGATAAGGCAATTAGAGGAAAGTGAGAGCAAAAAAGATATCGAGCGCTTGATGGACATTTTGAAAAACAAATTGAATGATTTTTTGATTACTATTTTGCTTGGAAATAATATTGTAAATATTGCGGCTACTGCTATTACGACTCAATTAGTTGGAAGACTAGTTGGTGGAGGGCAGGGTGTTCTTTTGGCGACTTTTATAATGACTACGTTGATTCTCATATTTGGAGAGATTTCACCGAAGTCCTATGCTGCACAAAATGCAGAGAAAGTTGCACTAAAGACTTCAGGAATTCTGCAGTTTTTACAGGTTATATTCAAGCCACTTTTATGGTTGTTTACAACTATTTCAAACCTAGTTATCAGAATTGCTGGAGGAGAAATGCGTGGAGTTACAGCTGTGGTTACTGAAGAGGAAATAATGTCATTAGTAGATGTTGGCGAAGAAGAGGGCGTAGTGAAACATCAAGAGCGTGAGATGATTGAGGGTGTGTTCGAAATCGATGAGGCTGAAGTGTCTGATATTATGATTCCGCGAATTGATATGGTAGCGATAGAAGATGATACTTCTGTAGAGGAAGTCATTGCTTTGGTTATGGAGAAGGGACATTCTAGAATACCTGTTTACAGAGAGAGTATAGACAATATCATAGGTATAGTTTATGCAAAGGATTTATTAAAGATAGCAGCTGACGCTAAGCGTGATTTAAAGACTGCAAAGCTCAATGAACTCTTGAGAGAGGCATATTATATACCAGAAGGCAAGAAACTAAGCAAGCTTCTTAAAGAATTACAGTTAAAAAAGGTGCATATGGCCATAGTACTTGATGAATATGGTGGTACAGAAGGTTTGGTTACCATAGAGGACATTTTGGAAGAAATCGTAGGAGAAATATTTGATGAATATGATTCTGAAGAAAAGAAGATAGAGCAAATTGCCGACAACAAGTATATTATTACTGGAGATATGGATTTAGAAGAGGTTGAAGATGCCTTTGATGTGAAATTTAGTGATGAAGATAAAGAAGACTATGATTCTGTAGGCGGATATATATTCAATACGCTTGATAGGGTTCCTAAAAATGGGGATAAAGTTGAGCATGAAGGGCTTATTTTCATAGTAAAGAAGGTAATGAAGCGAAGAGTTAAAGAGGTTTTTGTTGAGATATTAGAAAAATTCGAAGAAGAAATCGAAGAATAG
- a CDS encoding DUF3048 domain-containing protein, with translation MNKRKILLTILVAASLLSACGGEKAEVEKDHSISTEAGQENPITVDGKEESSSESTEVKPDEKDQEDVSNQGTEGEQGEAEVSYLSPLTGQFVKDASILEKRPIAVMLDNHRAARWQAGVGEADIVYEFLAEGTITRYMAIFLENKPVRIGPVRSARPYFITKALEYDAVYTHCGGSEQAFADIKALGVADIDEIRNSGGAFYRYYKTGKKGEHTLYTDIDKIRSAQKQHKYRQEPKYDTFKFNLEDTDMASGDVANFVWIDYQRENITEYKYDAENKVYKRYKDGKLHVDENNQEPITAKNILIQRADTNTIDSYGRYSVKFVGTGKGYYVTNGKAIAVTWEKSDRRAKTIYKDSDGNVISLNPGKTWIQVIKLSTKMKIE, from the coding sequence ATGAATAAACGAAAGATTTTATTGACAATATTAGTAGCAGCGAGTTTGTTATCAGCTTGTGGCGGAGAAAAAGCTGAAGTTGAGAAAGATCACAGTATAAGCACTGAAGCAGGTCAAGAAAATCCTATAACTGTAGATGGAAAAGAAGAAAGTAGTTCTGAGTCTACGGAAGTTAAGCCCGATGAAAAAGATCAAGAAGATGTTTCTAATCAAGGTACAGAAGGTGAGCAAGGTGAGGCAGAAGTATCGTATTTGTCACCTCTTACAGGTCAATTTGTTAAGGATGCTAGTATTCTTGAAAAAAGACCTATAGCAGTTATGTTAGATAATCACAGAGCAGCTAGATGGCAAGCTGGTGTTGGTGAAGCGGATATAGTATATGAGTTTTTAGCAGAGGGAACTATTACTAGGTATATGGCTATATTTTTGGAAAATAAACCAGTTAGAATAGGACCAGTTAGAAGTGCAAGACCGTATTTTATAACAAAGGCATTGGAATATGATGCTGTTTATACTCATTGTGGTGGTAGCGAGCAGGCTTTTGCGGATATTAAGGCTCTTGGAGTTGCTGATATTGATGAAATTAGAAATTCTGGTGGAGCTTTTTATAGATATTATAAAACTGGTAAAAAAGGAGAGCATACTCTGTATACTGATATAGATAAAATTAGAAGTGCTCAAAAACAGCATAAGTATAGACAAGAACCAAAGTACGATACTTTTAAGTTTAATTTAGAAGATACGGATATGGCAAGCGGTGATGTTGCTAATTTTGTATGGATTGACTATCAAAGGGAAAATATCACTGAATACAAGTATGATGCGGAAAATAAGGTCTACAAGCGCTACAAAGATGGTAAGCTTCATGTAGATGAGAATAATCAAGAGCCAATTACAGCTAAGAATATATTAATTCAAAGAGCTGATACAAATACTATAGATAGTTATGGAAGATATTCTGTGAAGTTTGTTGGTACGGGTAAGGGCTACTATGTCACTAATGGTAAGGCTATCGCTGTAACTTGGGAGAAGTCAGATCGTAGAGCGAAGACTATCTACAAAGATTCTGATGGAAATGTAATATCTTTGAATCCTGGTAAAACTTGGATTCAAGTTATTAAATTAAGTACTAAGATGAAGATAGAATAG
- a CDS encoding histidine triad nucleotide-binding protein, with protein sequence MDQCIFCKIIKGDIPSDKVYEDELVYAFRDINPSAPTHVLIIPKAHIESLEALEDKDKELAGHLVLAAQKIARQENIASDGYRLVANCGELGGQEVKHLHFHLLGGRKLNWPAG encoded by the coding sequence ATGGATCAATGTATTTTTTGCAAGATCATCAAAGGTGATATTCCATCTGATAAAGTCTATGAGGACGAGTTAGTTTATGCTTTTAGAGATATTAATCCAAGTGCACCTACGCATGTTTTGATTATACCTAAAGCTCATATCGAATCACTTGAGGCCTTAGAAGATAAGGATAAAGAGCTTGCTGGACATTTAGTGCTAGCAGCTCAAAAGATTGCAAGACAGGAAAACATCGCATCTGACGGCTATCGTTTGGTTGCTAATTGTGGTGAACTTGGTGGACAAGAAGTTAAGCATTTACACTTTCATTTATTAGGTGGAAGAAAATTAAATTGGCCAGCAGGTTAG
- the recO gene encoding DNA repair protein RecO, giving the protein MILDIEGIVLKKVNYRDDDLILTIFTKDRGNLAVMARGARRNKSKYLSCSQLLVRGQFQLYRGKKYYSINGCDLLDSHYKIREDLIGYSYAMLCAELLSKLLLEEDEHHRIYDMFDKYLRTLIELDDDLLKKILTLSFTVKLISILGYRINHQEYDSKLTPCFFSIAQGSLANERKDMTYDSIGEEIAAFLMKITYIRFEEIAKIYYNKEMVEKITIILLDYIYYHTEISELKSMAFIKEIENMLY; this is encoded by the coding sequence ATGATTTTGGACATAGAGGGAATCGTTTTAAAAAAAGTAAATTATAGAGACGATGATCTGATATTGACCATATTTACAAAAGATAGAGGAAATTTAGCCGTTATGGCAAGAGGAGCAAGACGAAATAAGAGTAAATATTTGTCTTGCTCTCAATTGTTAGTTAGGGGACAATTTCAGCTTTATCGGGGGAAAAAGTATTATTCAATAAATGGTTGTGATCTCTTGGATAGCCACTATAAGATTAGGGAAGATTTGATTGGTTATTCTTATGCTATGCTTTGTGCAGAGTTATTGTCAAAATTATTGTTGGAAGAAGATGAACATCATAGGATTTACGATATGTTTGATAAATATCTTCGCACATTGATTGAGCTGGATGATGATTTGTTGAAAAAAATACTTACACTTTCTTTTACAGTAAAGTTGATTTCTATATTGGGTTATAGAATAAATCATCAAGAGTATGATTCTAAGCTAACGCCGTGTTTTTTTAGTATTGCTCAAGGGAGCCTTGCTAATGAGCGTAAAGACATGACTTATGACTCGATTGGTGAAGAAATTGCAGCTTTTTTGATGAAGATTACCTATATAAGATTTGAAGAAATCGCGAAAATTTATTATAATAAAGAGATGGTAGAAAAAATCACAATAATTTTGCTTGATTATATATATTATCACACTGAGATTAGTGAGTTAAAATCTATGGCATTTATTAAAGAAATAGAAAATATGCTTTATTAG
- the rpsU gene encoding 30S ribosomal protein S21, with amino-acid sequence MAEVKVGNNESLENALKRFRRDIAKAGILKEARKHQRYEKPSVKKKLKAEAARRKNKRR; translated from the coding sequence ATGGCAGAAGTTAAAGTAGGTAACAACGAATCTTTGGAAAACGCACTAAAGAGATTTAGAAGAGACATTGCTAAAGCAGGTATTTTGAAAGAAGCTAGAAAACACCAACGCTATGAAAAGCCTAGTGTTAAAAAGAAATTAAAAGCTGAGGCTGCAAGAAGAAAAAATAAAAGAAGATAA
- the ybeY gene encoding rRNA maturation RNase YbeY produces the protein MNVYFDDRQDKLEISQELMDSMIEVIKIALVMENQTLESEVSVSFVDNNEIQNLNSDFRGKDMPTDVLSFPMGEDEFGMEEEVILGDIVISCERALEQSADFGHSFEREMLYLTAHSILHLLGYDHMIEEEKVIMRGKEKEIMKEIEVFKN, from the coding sequence GTGAACGTTTATTTCGATGATAGACAAGATAAATTAGAGATTAGTCAAGAATTGATGGATTCTATGATAGAAGTAATAAAGATAGCATTGGTTATGGAAAATCAAACATTGGAATCAGAGGTGAGTGTATCATTTGTTGACAATAATGAAATACAGAATTTGAATTCTGATTTTAGAGGCAAGGATATGCCAACGGATGTACTTTCTTTTCCTATGGGAGAAGATGAGTTTGGGATGGAAGAAGAGGTAATACTAGGAGATATAGTTATATCGTGTGAGAGAGCTTTAGAACAATCTGCTGATTTTGGACATAGTTTCGAGAGGGAGATGCTTTATTTGACAGCACATAGTATACTTCATCTTTTGGGCTATGATCACATGATTGAAGAAGAAAAGGTTATAATGCGAGGTAAAGAAAAAGAGATAATGAAAGAGATAGAAGTGTTTAAAAACTAA
- a CDS encoding kinase/pyrophosphorylase translates to MEICELYVVSDYIVETGESLARAITNQFDMTNFSLKRFPYITEKDQIDDLIEKIDKPQQSMILVTIFLPRIKNYLMKKAREREITVIDVYGTLLDTFEDKLGQKSKNILIASKKMDKSYFSRIEAVEFAVKYDDGKDYRGILDADVVLIGISRTSKTPLSMYLAHKALKVANVPLVPEASLPKELFEIDPRHIVGLTANPVKLNEIRIERLKALGLDENAAYANLDRIYEEIDHANGVFEKLGCKVINVSNNAIEETAEVILNHHRKISVV, encoded by the coding sequence ATGGAAATATGTGAGCTATATGTCGTATCTGATTATATTGTTGAGACTGGAGAGAGTTTAGCTAGGGCTATTACAAATCAATTTGATATGACGAATTTTTCATTAAAAAGATTTCCTTATATTACGGAAAAGGATCAGATTGATGATTTGATTGAAAAAATAGATAAACCACAACAAAGTATGATTTTGGTTACTATATTTTTACCGAGAATTAAGAATTATTTGATGAAAAAAGCTAGAGAACGTGAGATTACAGTCATCGATGTTTATGGTACATTGTTGGACACTTTTGAAGATAAGCTCGGACAAAAGTCCAAGAATATATTGATAGCATCAAAAAAGATGGATAAATCTTATTTTAGCAGAATAGAAGCTGTTGAATTTGCAGTGAAATATGATGACGGTAAGGATTACAGAGGAATATTAGATGCCGATGTGGTTCTAATTGGAATTTCTAGAACTTCAAAGACACCGCTTAGTATGTACCTAGCTCACAAGGCGCTGAAAGTTGCCAATGTACCGTTGGTGCCAGAGGCGAGTCTTCCAAAAGAGCTTTTTGAAATAGATCCAAGACATATAGTTGGGCTTACTGCAAATCCTGTAAAGCTTAACGAAATCAGAATAGAGAGACTTAAAGCACTTGGTTTAGATGAAAATGCTGCTTATGCAAACCTAGATAGAATTTATGAAGAAATTGATCATGCCAATGGTGTATTTGAAAAATTAGGTTGCAAAGTGATTAATGTTTCGAATAATGCAATTGAAGAGACAGCAGAAGTTATATTGAATCATCATAGAAAAATAAGTGTAGTTTAA
- a CDS encoding glycine--tRNA ligase, with translation MANKVTMEKIVSLSKSRGFVFPGSEIYGGLANTWDYGPLGVELKNNVKKAWWKKFVQESKYNVGLDAAILMNPQTWVASGHLGGFSDPLMDCKKCKARWRADNLIEDFMKKKGHEEVVDGWSNEKMEEYISENGIKCPKCGEHEFTNIRQFNLMFKTFQGVTEDSKSEIYLRPETAQGIFTNFKSVTRSSRKKIPFGIAQIGKSFRNEITPGNFTFRTREFEQMELEFFCEPGEDLKWFAYWKDFCRDWLLNLGIEEEKLRLRDHDKEELSHYSNATTDFEYLFPFGWGELWGIADRTDFDLSRHMEVSGQDLRYHDQVKNEKYVPYVIEPSLGADRVTLAFLVDAYKEEELEDGSSRSVMKFHPALAPFKAAVLPLTKKLSDDAEVVFEKLAKRFMIDYDVTGSIGKRYRRQDEIGTPLCITFDYDSLEDASVTVRDRDTMEQVRIKIDELEAYIDKKIEF, from the coding sequence ATGGCAAATAAAGTGACAATGGAAAAAATAGTATCACTATCAAAATCTAGAGGTTTTGTATTCCCAGGATCTGAAATCTATGGTGGATTGGCAAATACATGGGACTATGGTCCATTAGGTGTAGAGCTTAAAAATAATGTAAAAAAAGCATGGTGGAAAAAATTCGTACAGGAGAGCAAGTACAATGTAGGTTTAGATGCTGCTATTCTTATGAATCCACAAACTTGGGTAGCGTCAGGACATTTAGGTGGATTTAGTGATCCTCTTATGGACTGTAAAAAATGTAAGGCAAGATGGAGAGCAGATAATTTAATTGAAGATTTCATGAAGAAAAAAGGTCATGAAGAAGTAGTTGATGGCTGGTCAAATGAAAAAATGGAAGAATATATTTCTGAAAATGGAATTAAGTGTCCTAAATGTGGAGAGCATGAGTTTACAAATATCAGACAATTTAATCTTATGTTTAAAACATTCCAAGGTGTAACTGAGGATTCAAAATCAGAGATTTATCTTAGACCAGAGACTGCTCAAGGTATATTTACAAACTTCAAGAGTGTTACTAGATCATCTAGAAAGAAAATTCCATTTGGTATAGCTCAAATTGGTAAATCTTTTAGAAATGAAATTACTCCTGGTAACTTTACATTTAGAACTCGTGAATTTGAGCAAATGGAGCTTGAGTTTTTCTGCGAGCCAGGTGAAGATCTTAAGTGGTTTGCATATTGGAAAGATTTCTGCCGCGATTGGTTATTAAATCTTGGTATTGAAGAAGAAAAATTAAGACTTAGAGATCACGACAAAGAAGAGCTTTCTCATTACAGTAATGCTACTACAGATTTCGAGTACTTATTCCCATTTGGCTGGGGAGAACTTTGGGGTATAGCAGATCGTACTGATTTTGACTTATCACGTCATATGGAAGTTTCAGGTCAGGATTTGAGATACCATGATCAGGTGAAAAATGAAAAGTATGTACCATATGTTATAGAGCCATCGCTTGGAGCAGATCGTGTTACGCTTGCGTTCTTAGTTGATGCTTACAAAGAAGAGGAGTTAGAAGATGGTTCATCACGTTCTGTTATGAAGTTCCATCCAGCATTAGCACCATTTAAAGCTGCAGTACTTCCACTTACTAAAAAACTTTCAGATGATGCTGAGGTAGTTTTTGAGAAATTGGCTAAGAGATTTATGATAGATTACGATGTTACTGGTAGTATTGGTAAAAGATATAGAAGACAAGATGAGATTGGTACGCCACTTTGTATTACATTTGACTATGATTCATTAGAAGACGCTAGTGTTACAGTCAGAGATCGTGATACTATGGAGCAAGTTAGAATTAAAATTGATGAATTAGAAGCGTATATTGACAAAAAAATAGAATTTTAA
- the cdd gene encoding cytidine deaminase: MEIKTLIEKAIEAKNFAYVPYSKFRVGAALLAKNGKVYTGCNIESASYTPTNCAERTAYFKAISEGVKEFEMIVITSDVDGYTYPCGVCRQVMREFSKELRIIIANDVDDYKEYTLEDLFPFGFGPEDLGAKKKEF, from the coding sequence TTGGAGATTAAGACGTTGATTGAAAAGGCTATTGAAGCTAAGAATTTTGCCTATGTTCCATATTCTAAGTTTAGGGTTGGGGCAGCATTGTTGGCTAAAAATGGGAAGGTTTATACGGGGTGTAATATTGAATCAGCATCTTATACACCGACGAATTGTGCAGAGCGTACTGCTTATTTTAAAGCAATTTCAGAAGGTGTAAAAGAATTTGAAATGATTGTAATAACAAGTGATGTGGATGGTTATACCTATCCTTGTGGAGTGTGCAGACAAGTTATGCGAGAGTTTTCAAAAGAACTTAGAATAATCATTGCAAATGATGTAGATGATTATAAGGAATATACATTAGAGGATCTATTCCCATTTGGCTTTGGGCCAGAGGATTTAGGTGCTAAGAAAAAGGAGTTTTAA
- the era gene encoding GTPase Era yields the protein MEFRSGFVSIIGRPNVGKSTLLNQIIGEKISIISDKPQTTRNQIKCIFTNDKMQVVFLDTPGIQKAKNDLGKYMEVQTFEALKDIDAVVWVVDNSKEMGKWDQFILEKMKGLKVPKILVLNKIDLLSEALLERLIDKFDDMELFDAIVPISAKEGANTNGVMTALYNVLEEGPMYYPDDMITDQTERVIVSEIIREKGLHYLDQEVPHGIAVSVEKFSQRANQEIIDIHATIHCEKESHKGIIIGKGGRKLKGIGKSAREEIEKFMGSKVNLQLWVKVNKNWREKEHLVKRMGYK from the coding sequence ATGGAATTTAGATCAGGTTTTGTGTCAATTATAGGCAGACCAAATGTTGGAAAATCAACTTTATTAAATCAAATTATCGGAGAGAAAATCAGTATAATTTCTGATAAGCCACAAACTACTAGAAATCAAATTAAATGTATTTTTACAAATGACAAAATGCAAGTGGTGTTCTTGGATACTCCGGGTATTCAGAAGGCTAAGAATGATTTAGGAAAATATATGGAAGTGCAGACGTTTGAAGCGCTTAAGGATATTGATGCAGTAGTTTGGGTGGTTGACAATAGTAAAGAAATGGGGAAATGGGATCAATTCATATTAGAAAAGATGAAGGGGTTAAAAGTTCCTAAAATATTGGTTTTAAATAAGATAGATTTGTTAAGTGAGGCGCTTTTGGAGCGTTTGATAGATAAATTTGATGATATGGAATTGTTTGACGCTATAGTTCCTATTTCAGCGAAAGAGGGAGCCAATACAAATGGTGTAATGACGGCCCTATACAATGTTTTAGAGGAAGGTCCGATGTATTACCCTGATGACATGATAACGGATCAAACTGAGCGTGTTATCGTTTCTGAGATTATTAGAGAAAAAGGACTTCACTATTTAGATCAAGAGGTTCCACATGGAATTGCGGTAAGCGTAGAGAAATTTTCTCAAAGAGCTAATCAAGAAATTATTGATATACATGCTACTATTCACTGTGAGAAGGAATCTCATAAGGGAATAATTATAGGAAAAGGCGGTCGAAAGCTAAAAGGTATAGGTAAGAGCGCTAGAGAAGAAATCGAAAAATTCATGGGAAGTAAGGTAAATTTACAGCTCTGGGTTAAGGTAAATAAGAACTGGAGAGAAAAAGAACACTTAGTTAAGCGCATGGGTTATAAGTAA
- a CDS encoding GatB/YqeY domain-containing protein has translation MSLKEQLMEDFKVAMRNKEKLKKDVLMMARAAVKQKEVDTRTELSDADVIDIIAKQIKQKKDSIEDFKKANRDDLVEQAESEIKLLEPYMPEQLSEEEVEAIVKEAIEATGAESMRDMGKVMGAVMPKVKGRADGTIVNQMVKKHLN, from the coding sequence ATGTCATTAAAAGAGCAGTTGATGGAAGACTTTAAGGTTGCAATGCGCAACAAAGAAAAGTTGAAGAAAGATGTCTTGATGATGGCTAGAGCCGCTGTCAAGCAAAAGGAAGTTGATACTAGAACAGAGCTTTCTGATGCTGATGTTATCGATATTATTGCGAAGCAGATTAAGCAAAAGAAAGATTCCATAGAAGACTTCAAAAAAGCGAATCGTGACGATTTGGTTGAGCAAGCAGAGTCTGAGATTAAATTACTTGAACCGTACATGCCAGAGCAACTTTCTGAAGAGGAAGTTGAAGCTATCGTGAAAGAAGCTATTGAAGCTACTGGAGCTGAGAGCATGCGTGATATGGGTAAGGTAATGGGAGCTGTTATGCCAAAGGTGAAAGGACGCGCCGATGGTACTATTGTAAATCAAATGGTTAAAAAGCATTTAAATTAA
- the mtaB gene encoding tRNA (N(6)-L-threonylcarbamoyladenosine(37)-C(2))-methylthiotransferase MtaB: protein MEIKEKVDINLDSKEFFEKHGRKKTVFTFTLGCKVNSYETESMIEKFEAKGYEVVSEEEFADVCIINTCTVTNLSDRKSRQVIRRVKKHNPNAIVAAVGCYVQVAEDKVREIEEIDVIAGTKDKYKIVELCEEFAREQHKIAVVSDIMKNRVFDESEISETDGMTRAYIKIQEGCNNFCSYCIIPYARGPIRSRLMENIVKEVKRLVSNGYKEVVLTGIHVGSYGKDLGEQRLVDVIEEVANVEGVDRIRLSSLEPTYITHDFLERMKSIDSFCPHFHLSLQSGCDSVLQRMNRKYNTKEYLDAVDDIRSFYPDAAITTDIIVGFPGETDEEFKTTAEFVKTVRFAEVHVFRYSPRSGTVAAERKDQVDGNVKNERSKILIDVVEMLSNEFKKSQLGKSYDVLFEQHENGHVVGHTKNYLKVGIEGEIEEGAIASVKLEKVLGNLLIGILN, encoded by the coding sequence AGTAAAGAATTTTTCGAGAAGCATGGACGTAAAAAAACGGTATTTACGTTCACGTTAGGTTGTAAAGTGAATTCCTACGAAACGGAATCTATGATAGAAAAGTTTGAAGCAAAGGGGTATGAAGTTGTTTCGGAAGAAGAGTTTGCGGATGTTTGCATCATAAATACTTGTACGGTAACGAATTTGAGTGATAGAAAATCTAGACAGGTTATTAGAAGAGTGAAAAAACACAATCCAAATGCAATAGTAGCGGCGGTTGGTTGTTATGTGCAGGTAGCAGAGGATAAGGTGCGAGAGATAGAAGAGATAGATGTTATAGCAGGCACAAAGGATAAATACAAGATAGTTGAGCTTTGTGAGGAGTTTGCAAGGGAGCAACACAAAATCGCTGTTGTATCTGATATCATGAAAAACAGAGTATTTGATGAGTCGGAGATTTCGGAAACGGATGGTATGACTAGAGCATATATAAAAATTCAAGAGGGATGCAATAATTTTTGTTCATATTGTATAATTCCATATGCTAGAGGGCCGATTAGAAGTAGATTAATGGAAAATATAGTCAAAGAGGTTAAAAGGTTAGTTTCAAATGGTTACAAGGAGGTTGTGCTTACCGGAATTCATGTGGGGTCGTATGGTAAGGATTTAGGAGAGCAAAGACTTGTGGATGTAATTGAAGAAGTTGCTAATGTAGAGGGTGTAGATAGAATTAGACTCAGCTCATTAGAGCCTACGTATATTACACATGATTTTCTAGAAAGAATGAAGTCTATAGATAGTTTTTGTCCGCATTTTCATTTATCACTTCAAAGTGGCTGTGATAGTGTGCTCCAGAGAATGAATAGAAAGTACAACACAAAAGAGTATTTAGATGCAGTCGATGATATTAGGAGTTTTTATCCAGATGCGGCTATTACTACTGATATTATAGTTGGTTTTCCTGGAGAAACAGATGAAGAGTTTAAGACAACTGCAGAGTTTGTAAAGACTGTAAGGTTTGCAGAGGTTCATGTATTTAGATATTCTCCAAGAAGTGGTACAGTAGCAGCAGAGAGAAAAGACCAAGTAGATGGCAATGTGAAAAATGAGAGAAGTAAAATTTTAATAGATGTGGTTGAAATGCTTTCGAATGAATTTAAAAAGTCTCAGTTAGGAAAAAGCTATGATGTACTTTTTGAACAACATGAAAATGGTCATGTTGTTGGGCATACGAAAAATTATTTGAAGGTTGGAATAGAGGGAGAAATCGAAGAAGGTGCGATTGCTTCTGTTAAACTTGAAAAAGTTTTAGGAAATTTGCTAATAGGGATTTTAAATTAA
- a CDS encoding PhoH family protein yields MDYNKELVFEVNHQQIIQALFGRHDQFKKMIERETKVLLMPTDSGLKLNGDEKRVEAVEELISNLVVLIEQKKHLSKQDLNYQIQMMRENGHKDLTKQLDEILCVTYKGKPIKPKTMGQKQYIDRMHKNDIVFGIGPAGTGKTYLAVAKAISAFKKGEVNKIIITRPAVEAGENLGFLPGDLQDKIGPYLRPINDALYDILGPEALMGFQEKGAIEIAPLAYMRGRTLDAAYVILDEAQNTTKEQMKMFLTRLGYGSRAIITGDITQVDLPRGKKSGLIDALRILEGIKGIEISHFSKVDVVRHPLVQRVIEAYEISEKNQNKHEKKHNNRR; encoded by the coding sequence GTGGATTATAATAAAGAATTAGTTTTTGAAGTTAATCACCAGCAAATAATCCAGGCTTTGTTTGGCAGACATGATCAGTTTAAAAAGATGATAGAGCGAGAGACAAAAGTTTTGCTTATGCCAACAGATAGTGGATTGAAGTTAAATGGTGACGAGAAGAGAGTAGAAGCTGTAGAGGAATTGATTTCAAATCTAGTAGTACTAATAGAGCAGAAAAAGCATTTATCAAAGCAAGATTTGAATTATCAGATTCAGATGATGAGAGAAAATGGTCACAAAGATTTGACGAAGCAATTAGATGAAATTCTTTGTGTTACTTATAAAGGAAAGCCTATCAAGCCAAAAACTATGGGGCAAAAGCAGTACATAGACCGTATGCACAAAAATGATATAGTATTTGGTATAGGTCCAGCGGGTACGGGAAAGACTTATTTGGCAGTAGCAAAAGCTATCAGTGCATTTAAAAAGGGAGAGGTTAATAAAATCATAATTACGAGACCAGCTGTGGAAGCAGGCGAAAATCTTGGATTTTTACCTGGTGATTTGCAAGATAAGATAGGACCTTATCTCAGGCCTATAAATGATGCGCTTTATGATATACTAGGACCAGAAGCTCTTATGGGATTTCAGGAAAAAGGTGCTATAGAAATAGCTCCTCTAGCGTACATGAGAGGGCGAACTCTAGATGCAGCTTATGTTATATTAGATGAGGCCCAAAACACCACTAAGGAGCAAATGAAGATGTTTTTGACTAGACTTGGATATGGGTCTAGAGCAATAATTACTGGAGATATTACTCAGGTAGACCTTCCGAGGGGCAAAAAGTCAGGTTTAATTGATGCTCTTAGGATATTAGAGGGTATAAAAGGTATAGAGATAAGTCATTTTTCTAAAGTAGATGTTGTAAGACATCCTTTGGTTCAGCGAGTGATAGAGGCTTATGAAATTAGTGAAAAGAATCAGAATAAACATGAAAAAAAACATAACAATAGGAGGTAG